In one Canis lupus dingo isolate Sandy chromosome 16, ASM325472v2, whole genome shotgun sequence genomic region, the following are encoded:
- the LOC125752697 gene encoding translation initiation factor IF-2-like yields MTQQPRPDPRGAAAAEERRGTGGFVPAAGGGGRHRHTGTRGHAGAGRAGAAPPSPSPSSWGPEGRCAGEGSRGGHGRAQGASGRPAGGRRGRGTGAPRARGPGASARTARGGGRVLPLPAPRRGPELLRRPAGSQGSTGPPRLPCCCPGAGAGAGAEPEPSRGDLAGTAVGTASSGNRPHPAQGGRKRQDFRAGRRHAQPVRSRRHHRQPMRSRRHHRQPMRSHRHHRQPMRSRRRTQPVDTFRPANPPALPGKRRTQLEDYLSSHGSTWRPRPRRPLTP; encoded by the exons ATGACGCAGCAGCCACGGCCCGACCCACGGGGAGCCGCGGCCGCCGAGGAGCGTCGAGGTACGGGCGGCTTCGTCCCAGCtgcaggcggcggcggccgacACCGCCACACGGGCACGCGGGGCCACGCGGGGGCAGGACGTGCCGGAGCCGCGCcgccgtccccgtccccgtcctcGTGGGGCCCCGAGGGCCGCTGCGCCGGGGAGGGCTCCCGCGGCGGCCACGGGCGGGCACAGGGGGCGTCCGGGAGGCCGGCCGGAGGCAGACGGGGCCGCGGGACGGGCGCGCCACGGGCTCGGGGCCCAGGTGCCTCCGCCCGCACAGCTCGAGGCGGAGGCCGCGTGctccccctgcccgccccgcgGCGAGGCCCCGAGCTGCTCCGCCGCCCGGCCGGAAGCCAGGGCTCCACGGGGCCTCCGCGCCTCCCCTGCTGCTgccccggagccggagccggagccggagccgagcCGGAGCCGAGCCGAGGAGACCTCGCGGGAACTGCCGTCGGGACAGCCTCAAGCGGAAACCGGCCTCACCCGGCCCAGGGCGGCAGGAAGCGCCAAGACTTCCGGGCGGGCCGCCGCCACGCTCAGCCAGTGAGAAGCCGCCGCCATCACCGGCAGCCAATGAGAAGCCGCCGCCATCACCggcagccaatgagaagccaccgCCATCACCGGCAGCCAATGAGAAGCCGCCGCCGCACTCAGCCA GTCGACACTTTCCGGCCTGCGAatcctccagccctgcctgggaaGCGGAGAACCCAGCTCGAAGACTATCTTTCCTCTCACGGATCTACGTGGCGCCCTCGCCCGAGGAGGCCGTTAACCCCGTGA
- the HUS1 gene encoding checkpoint protein HUS1 isoform X10 — translation MKFRAKIVDAACLNHFTRVSAMIAKLAKTCTLRISPEKLNFVLSDRVASAGVSMWCELEQENFFSEFQMEGISAENNAIYLDLTAENLSRALKTAQNARALKIKLTNKHFPCLTVSIELLSVSSSSRVVTHDIPVKVIPRKLWKDLQEPTIPDSDVSIYLPALKTMKSIVEKMKNISNHLVSGDFFRKGHFTYLTSIWLGPRALGEGRACWRFCAGFQEDGLRNATACVWVHMES, via the exons ATGAAGTTTCGGGCCAAGATCGTGGACGCGGCCTGTCTGAACCACTTCACCC GGGTCAGTGCCATGATCGCCAAGCTGGCCAAGACCTGCACGCTGCGCATCAGCCCGGAGAAGCTGAACTTCGTGCTGTCGGACAGAGTGGCCAGCGCAGGGGTGAGCATGTGGTGTGAGCTGGAGCAG GAGAACTTCTTCAGCGAGTTCCAGATGGAGGGCATCTCTGCGGAGAACAACGCCATCTATTTAGACCTAACCGCGGAAAATTTATCTCGAGCTTTGAAAACGGCCCAGAACGCCAGAGCCTTGAAGATCAAGCTGACTAATAAGCACTTTCCCTGCCTCACGGTCTCGATAGAGCTG TTATCTGTGTCGAGCAGCAGTCGCGTGGTGACCCATGACATCCCCGTCAAGGTTATTCCTAGAAAGCTGTGGAAGGATTTGCAAGAACCTACCATCCCAGACTCCGAT GTTAGTATTTACTTACCAGCCTTGAAGACGATGAAGAGCATCgtggaaaaaatgaagaacatcAGCAATCACCTTGTAAGTGGTGACTTCTTCAGAAAAGGGCATTTCACGTATCTTACAAGCATTTGGCTTGGGCCGCGTGCCCTGGGAGAAGGCCGCGCCTGCTGGAG GTTCTGTGCTGGATTCCAGGAGGATGGGCTCAGAAATGCGACAGCATGTGTCTGGGTTCACATGGAGAGTTGA